In one Musa acuminata AAA Group cultivar baxijiao chromosome BXJ2-5, Cavendish_Baxijiao_AAA, whole genome shotgun sequence genomic region, the following are encoded:
- the LOC135586394 gene encoding 6-phosphogluconate dehydrogenase, decarboxylating 1 isoform X2, whose translation MFRLNMALTRIGLAGLAVMGQNLALNIAEKGFPISVYNRTTSKVDETVERAKVEGNLPVYGFHDPASFVNSIQKPRVIIMLVKAGAPVDQTIATLSAHLEKGDCIIDGGNEWYENTERREKAMAELGLLYLGMGVSGGEEGARNGPSLMPGGSYEAFRYIEDILLKVAAQVPDSGPCVTYIGKGGSGNFVKMIHNGIEYGDMQLIAEAYDVLKSVGKLTNDELQHVFSEWNKGELLSFLIEITADIFGVKDDKGDGHLVDKVLDKTGMKGTGKWTVQQAAELSVAAPTIAASLDSRFLSGLKEERVEAAKVFQSGGFSDVLESKPVDKAKLIDDVRQALYASKICSYAQGMNLIRAKSTEKGWDLKLGELARIWKGGCIIRAIFLDRIKKAYDRNPELSNLLVDPEFAKEILDRQSAWRRVVCLAINHGISTPGMSTSLAYFDTYRRERVSANLVQAQRDYFGAHTYERVDMPGSFHTEWFKIAKQSKI comes from the exons ATGTTTAG GTTAAACATGGCTCTCACAAGAATTGGCCTTGCTGGTCTTGCTGTCATGGGGCAAAATCTAGCCTTGAACATAGCTGAAAAAGGCTTTCCTATATCTGTGTACAACCGGACCACCTCAAAAGTTGATGAGACTGTTGAACGTGCCAAAGTCGAAGGAAACCTTCCAGTTTATGGATTCCATGACCCTGCATCCTTTGTCAACTCGATACAAAAGCCCCGTGTCATTATCATGCTCGTGAAAGCTGGTGCACCGGTGGATCAAACCATCGCCACACTTTCAGCTCACTTGGAAAAGGGTGATTGTATAATCGATGGGGGCAACGAGTGGTACGAGAACACAGAGAGGCGCGAAAAGGCAATGGCCGAACTTGGTCTCCTCTATCTTGGAATGGGAGTCTCTGGTGGAGAGGAAGGTGCACGAAATGGTCCTTCATTGATGCCTGGAGGTTCGTATGAGGCTTTTAGGTACATAGAAGACATTCTTCTCAAGGTAGCTGCTCAGGTACCGGACAGTGGCCCCTGTGTTACATACATAGGCAAAGGAGGTTCTGGCAATTTTGTAAAGATGATTCATAACGGAATCGAGTATGGAGACATGCAACTGATTGCTGAAGCTTATGATGTACTGAAATCTGTGGGGAAGCTCACCAATGATGAATTGCAGCATGTTTTCTCTGAATGGAACAAAGGGGAGCTTCTTAGCTTCTTGATCGAGATCACAGCTGACATTTTTGGGGTCAAGGATGACAAGGGTGATGGCCATCTGGTCGATAAAGTCTTGGACAAGACTGGGATGAAAGGTACTGGTAAATGGACCGTGCAACAAGCAGCTGAATTATCAGTGGCTGCTCCAACAATTGCAGCATCTTTGGATTCCAGGTTTCTTAGTGGACTAAAAGAAGAAAGAGTCGAAGCTGCTAAGGTTTTTCAGTCTGGTGGATTCAGCGATGTCTTGGAAAGCAAGCCTGTCGACAAGGCTAAGTTGATCGATGACGTGAGGCAAGCTCTTTATGCCTCAAAGATTTGTAGCTATGCACAAGGCATGAACCTGATTAGAGCGAAGAGCACCGAGAAGGGATGGGATCTAAAGCTGGGTGAACTTGCAAGGATATGGAAGGGAGGTTGCATTATCCGTGCAATTTTCTTGGACCGTATCAAGAAGGCCTATGATCGGAACCCAGAACTATCCAACCTCCTGGTGGATCCCGAGTTTGCAAAGGAGATATTAGATCGCCAGTCTGCTTGGCGCAGAGTTGTCTGTCTTGCTATCAACCATGGTATAAGCACTCCGGGTATGTCTACTAGTCTAGCTTATTTTGACACCTACAGGAGGGAGAGGGTTTCTGCCAATTTGGTCCAAGCTCAAAGAGATTACTTCGGAGCGCATACGTACGAGAGGGTCGATATGCCTGGATCTTTCCACACTGAATGGTTCAAGATCGCGAAACAGTCAAAGATCTGA
- the LOC135586394 gene encoding 6-phosphogluconate dehydrogenase, decarboxylating 1 isoform X1, giving the protein MFDGLRLATSFGKISFCCDFDVVLIKDARLWFGCYQKFRVGFRFSLSRRVSVSSRLNMALTRIGLAGLAVMGQNLALNIAEKGFPISVYNRTTSKVDETVERAKVEGNLPVYGFHDPASFVNSIQKPRVIIMLVKAGAPVDQTIATLSAHLEKGDCIIDGGNEWYENTERREKAMAELGLLYLGMGVSGGEEGARNGPSLMPGGSYEAFRYIEDILLKVAAQVPDSGPCVTYIGKGGSGNFVKMIHNGIEYGDMQLIAEAYDVLKSVGKLTNDELQHVFSEWNKGELLSFLIEITADIFGVKDDKGDGHLVDKVLDKTGMKGTGKWTVQQAAELSVAAPTIAASLDSRFLSGLKEERVEAAKVFQSGGFSDVLESKPVDKAKLIDDVRQALYASKICSYAQGMNLIRAKSTEKGWDLKLGELARIWKGGCIIRAIFLDRIKKAYDRNPELSNLLVDPEFAKEILDRQSAWRRVVCLAINHGISTPGMSTSLAYFDTYRRERVSANLVQAQRDYFGAHTYERVDMPGSFHTEWFKIAKQSKI; this is encoded by the exons ATGTTTGATGGGCTTCGCTTGGCCACGAGTTTTGGAAAGATCTCTTTTTGTTGTGATTTCGATGTAGTGCTCATCAAAGACGCTCGTCTTTGGTTTGGGTGTTATCAGAAATTTCGTGTAGGGTTCCGTTTTTCTTTGTCTCGCAGAGTGTCCGTGTCATCGAG GTTAAACATGGCTCTCACAAGAATTGGCCTTGCTGGTCTTGCTGTCATGGGGCAAAATCTAGCCTTGAACATAGCTGAAAAAGGCTTTCCTATATCTGTGTACAACCGGACCACCTCAAAAGTTGATGAGACTGTTGAACGTGCCAAAGTCGAAGGAAACCTTCCAGTTTATGGATTCCATGACCCTGCATCCTTTGTCAACTCGATACAAAAGCCCCGTGTCATTATCATGCTCGTGAAAGCTGGTGCACCGGTGGATCAAACCATCGCCACACTTTCAGCTCACTTGGAAAAGGGTGATTGTATAATCGATGGGGGCAACGAGTGGTACGAGAACACAGAGAGGCGCGAAAAGGCAATGGCCGAACTTGGTCTCCTCTATCTTGGAATGGGAGTCTCTGGTGGAGAGGAAGGTGCACGAAATGGTCCTTCATTGATGCCTGGAGGTTCGTATGAGGCTTTTAGGTACATAGAAGACATTCTTCTCAAGGTAGCTGCTCAGGTACCGGACAGTGGCCCCTGTGTTACATACATAGGCAAAGGAGGTTCTGGCAATTTTGTAAAGATGATTCATAACGGAATCGAGTATGGAGACATGCAACTGATTGCTGAAGCTTATGATGTACTGAAATCTGTGGGGAAGCTCACCAATGATGAATTGCAGCATGTTTTCTCTGAATGGAACAAAGGGGAGCTTCTTAGCTTCTTGATCGAGATCACAGCTGACATTTTTGGGGTCAAGGATGACAAGGGTGATGGCCATCTGGTCGATAAAGTCTTGGACAAGACTGGGATGAAAGGTACTGGTAAATGGACCGTGCAACAAGCAGCTGAATTATCAGTGGCTGCTCCAACAATTGCAGCATCTTTGGATTCCAGGTTTCTTAGTGGACTAAAAGAAGAAAGAGTCGAAGCTGCTAAGGTTTTTCAGTCTGGTGGATTCAGCGATGTCTTGGAAAGCAAGCCTGTCGACAAGGCTAAGTTGATCGATGACGTGAGGCAAGCTCTTTATGCCTCAAAGATTTGTAGCTATGCACAAGGCATGAACCTGATTAGAGCGAAGAGCACCGAGAAGGGATGGGATCTAAAGCTGGGTGAACTTGCAAGGATATGGAAGGGAGGTTGCATTATCCGTGCAATTTTCTTGGACCGTATCAAGAAGGCCTATGATCGGAACCCAGAACTATCCAACCTCCTGGTGGATCCCGAGTTTGCAAAGGAGATATTAGATCGCCAGTCTGCTTGGCGCAGAGTTGTCTGTCTTGCTATCAACCATGGTATAAGCACTCCGGGTATGTCTACTAGTCTAGCTTATTTTGACACCTACAGGAGGGAGAGGGTTTCTGCCAATTTGGTCCAAGCTCAAAGAGATTACTTCGGAGCGCATACGTACGAGAGGGTCGATATGCCTGGATCTTTCCACACTGAATGGTTCAAGATCGCGAAACAGTCAAAGATCTGA
- the LOC135586394 gene encoding 6-phosphogluconate dehydrogenase, decarboxylating 1 isoform X3 translates to MALTRIGLAGLAVMGQNLALNIAEKGFPISVYNRTTSKVDETVERAKVEGNLPVYGFHDPASFVNSIQKPRVIIMLVKAGAPVDQTIATLSAHLEKGDCIIDGGNEWYENTERREKAMAELGLLYLGMGVSGGEEGARNGPSLMPGGSYEAFRYIEDILLKVAAQVPDSGPCVTYIGKGGSGNFVKMIHNGIEYGDMQLIAEAYDVLKSVGKLTNDELQHVFSEWNKGELLSFLIEITADIFGVKDDKGDGHLVDKVLDKTGMKGTGKWTVQQAAELSVAAPTIAASLDSRFLSGLKEERVEAAKVFQSGGFSDVLESKPVDKAKLIDDVRQALYASKICSYAQGMNLIRAKSTEKGWDLKLGELARIWKGGCIIRAIFLDRIKKAYDRNPELSNLLVDPEFAKEILDRQSAWRRVVCLAINHGISTPGMSTSLAYFDTYRRERVSANLVQAQRDYFGAHTYERVDMPGSFHTEWFKIAKQSKI, encoded by the coding sequence ATGGCTCTCACAAGAATTGGCCTTGCTGGTCTTGCTGTCATGGGGCAAAATCTAGCCTTGAACATAGCTGAAAAAGGCTTTCCTATATCTGTGTACAACCGGACCACCTCAAAAGTTGATGAGACTGTTGAACGTGCCAAAGTCGAAGGAAACCTTCCAGTTTATGGATTCCATGACCCTGCATCCTTTGTCAACTCGATACAAAAGCCCCGTGTCATTATCATGCTCGTGAAAGCTGGTGCACCGGTGGATCAAACCATCGCCACACTTTCAGCTCACTTGGAAAAGGGTGATTGTATAATCGATGGGGGCAACGAGTGGTACGAGAACACAGAGAGGCGCGAAAAGGCAATGGCCGAACTTGGTCTCCTCTATCTTGGAATGGGAGTCTCTGGTGGAGAGGAAGGTGCACGAAATGGTCCTTCATTGATGCCTGGAGGTTCGTATGAGGCTTTTAGGTACATAGAAGACATTCTTCTCAAGGTAGCTGCTCAGGTACCGGACAGTGGCCCCTGTGTTACATACATAGGCAAAGGAGGTTCTGGCAATTTTGTAAAGATGATTCATAACGGAATCGAGTATGGAGACATGCAACTGATTGCTGAAGCTTATGATGTACTGAAATCTGTGGGGAAGCTCACCAATGATGAATTGCAGCATGTTTTCTCTGAATGGAACAAAGGGGAGCTTCTTAGCTTCTTGATCGAGATCACAGCTGACATTTTTGGGGTCAAGGATGACAAGGGTGATGGCCATCTGGTCGATAAAGTCTTGGACAAGACTGGGATGAAAGGTACTGGTAAATGGACCGTGCAACAAGCAGCTGAATTATCAGTGGCTGCTCCAACAATTGCAGCATCTTTGGATTCCAGGTTTCTTAGTGGACTAAAAGAAGAAAGAGTCGAAGCTGCTAAGGTTTTTCAGTCTGGTGGATTCAGCGATGTCTTGGAAAGCAAGCCTGTCGACAAGGCTAAGTTGATCGATGACGTGAGGCAAGCTCTTTATGCCTCAAAGATTTGTAGCTATGCACAAGGCATGAACCTGATTAGAGCGAAGAGCACCGAGAAGGGATGGGATCTAAAGCTGGGTGAACTTGCAAGGATATGGAAGGGAGGTTGCATTATCCGTGCAATTTTCTTGGACCGTATCAAGAAGGCCTATGATCGGAACCCAGAACTATCCAACCTCCTGGTGGATCCCGAGTTTGCAAAGGAGATATTAGATCGCCAGTCTGCTTGGCGCAGAGTTGTCTGTCTTGCTATCAACCATGGTATAAGCACTCCGGGTATGTCTACTAGTCTAGCTTATTTTGACACCTACAGGAGGGAGAGGGTTTCTGCCAATTTGGTCCAAGCTCAAAGAGATTACTTCGGAGCGCATACGTACGAGAGGGTCGATATGCCTGGATCTTTCCACACTGAATGGTTCAAGATCGCGAAACAGTCAAAGATCTGA